A region from the Lysobacter sp. BMK333-48F3 genome encodes:
- a CDS encoding HPF/RaiA family ribosome-associated protein yields the protein MKVQLNTDHHLRGDESLAQHVEGVVDHSLGRYRDQVTRVEVHLRDVNGAKSGGGDKHCTIEARLEGRPPVAATEDADTMRAAISGAARKLQRVLDGSLGRLRA from the coding sequence ATGAAGGTTCAGCTCAACACCGACCATCACCTGCGCGGCGACGAATCGCTCGCCCAACACGTCGAAGGCGTGGTCGATCACAGCCTGGGTCGCTACCGCGACCAGGTCACCCGGGTCGAAGTGCATCTGCGCGACGTCAACGGCGCCAAGTCCGGCGGCGGCGACAAGCACTGCACCATCGAAGCCCGCCTCGAAGGCCGGCCGCCGGTGGCCGCGACCGAGGATGCCGACACCATGCGCGCGGCGATCAGCGGCGCGGCGCGCAAGCTGCAGCGCGTGCTGGACGGCTCGCTGGGCCGCCTGAGGGCGTAA